In Nycticebus coucang isolate mNycCou1 chromosome 9, mNycCou1.pri, whole genome shotgun sequence, the following are encoded in one genomic region:
- the CCDC167 gene encoding coiled-coil domain-containing protein 167 isoform X2 gives MVLVAGKIDGLEEKLSQCQRDLEAVNSRLHRAELSPEARRSLEKEKNSLMSKASNYGAKIASARESEEYAALCGHLHPPDPCLCLLDHVSLGFPHRQCRLPFDPFVRTKQAFQPSRGPRCWGHFPLPSCSNMTSCWLSPFCLPGLF, from the exons ATGGTTCTGGTTGCAGGCAAG ATCGATGGGCTAGAGGAGAAACTGTCCCAGTGTCAGAGAGATCTGGAGGCTGTGAACTCCAGGCTCCACAGGGCGGAGCTGAGCCCAGAGGCCAG GAGGTCTctagagaaggagaaaaacagcCTGATGAGCAAAGCCTCTAACTATG GAGCTAAAATTGCTTCGGCAAGAGAATCGGAAGAATATGCTGCTCTCTGTGGCCATCTTCATCCTCCTGACCCTTGTCTATGCCTACTGGACCACGTGAGCCTGGGATTTCCCCACAGACAGTGCAGACTTCCCTTCGACCCTTTTGTTAGGACCAAGCAGGCCTTTCAACCCTCAAGAGGACCAAGGTGCTGGGGGCATTTCCCCCTGCCTAGTTGTTCAAACATGACTTCCTGTTGGCTCAGCCCCTTTTGCCTCCCTGGCCTGTTCTGA